Proteins encoded in a region of the Drosophila busckii strain San Diego stock center, stock number 13000-0081.31 chromosome 2L, ASM1175060v1, whole genome shotgun sequence genome:
- the LOC108608464 gene encoding uncharacterized protein LOC108608464: protein MAAAFEDATNCGGLKRQATKYPHGLNITVQTVDEPRAVDYTRADVAETQKYRIGVMGSSETLAELQVRRYKYPANYYLKQQQQSKLPAKPTTTPWLLLSHVRRACRWQYLRWPIIFIASVLLFFGLITYCLWLHDVSVARARYLQRRRYEATSSTELIDEDAASTTTEESTIDTTTTAPHATSFANADDADDDYDDVLLPADSIRFTSGHQNSFGVPIEQDKRMLQLLKDLLPKPQATAPTNVHLLTRVSPTLPPPSGINGRPTEAMTTTPATNSGSGCYSTALPMCRGILDYDLTYNNASGAPRDAASMQAYEELISANCSARAVEFLCYALEPECRPVDIGQLPPCRRICKAILEACSIVIAASDQLSELFDCSQYPDAHETHKCEDPSRRRDFCYHNEFQCHDGSCIPQQWQCDNIKDCLGGEDEDEQCLVCEHEEFRCRSNEKCIAEQLRCDLNFDCFDGSDEEDCDDYGSGDAAPFDEAELNAFPRIFSYASFLSPNETNEKLYTYITATTDEEAGTETKFQLHQVAAPAPETTLMPPPAVAATNTSSEEQPGGAKGFVNFRDSKEIMMTSDSENKFKYSAQRANRTSSKFSITTATMPTRSASAIPNSALLQQRERERIATFTSSSSSSSSGSNSGSSTTTTTTTTTELTPTRATGRCLPHELRCVSGKCITVNQLCDKQIDCPDAADEIMCVYRERPSARISTTTTTTTTAKTTTTTTTPAISTTTTRRNVRTTANRSRKPKS, encoded by the exons atgGCTGCTGCCTTTGAAGATGCCACAAACTGTGGCGGCCTGAAGCGTCAGGCAACAAAATATCCGCATGGCTTAAATATCACAGTGCAGACAGTGGATGAGCCCAGAGCTGTGGATTATACACGCGCCGATGTGGcagaaacacaaaaatatcGCATTGGCGTCATGGGCAGCTCCGAAACTTTGGCCGAGTTGCAAGTGCGTCGCTATAAATATCCAGCgaattattatttgaagcagcagcagcaaagtaagTTGCCAGCCAAGCCTACAACGACGCCCTGGTTGCTGCTTAGCCACGTTAGACGCGCCTGCCGCTGGCAATATTTACGCTGGCCcattattttcattgccaGCGTGCTGCTGTTCTTCGGTCTGATCACCTACTGTCTTTGGTTGCATGATGTGAGTGTGGCACGTGCACGCTACTTGCAACGTCGACGCTACGAAGCCACCTCAAGCACTGAATTGATCGATGAGGATGCCGCCAGCACCACGACCGAAGAGTCAACAATTGATACAACCACAACAGCGCCACATGCCACATCATTTGCCAATGCCGACGACGCCGATGATGACTATGATGATGTTCTGTTGCCTGCGGACAGCATACGCTTCACATCGGGTCATCAGAACAGCTTTGGTGTGCCCATCGAACAGGATAAAcgcatgttgcagctgctcaaagAT TTGCTACCCAagccacaagcaacagcacCGACTAATGTGCATCTGTTGACACGCGTCTCCCCCACACTGCCGCCACCCTCGGGCATCAATGGACGACCCACTGAGGCAATGACCACAACGCCAGCTACGAatagcggcagcggctgctacTCGACGGCATTGCCAATGTGTCGCGGCATCTTGGACTATGATCTGACCTACAACAATGCAAGTGGAGCGCCGCGGGATGCGGCTTCGATGCAAGCCTATGAGGAACTAATTAGCGCCAACTGCTCCGCTCGTGCGGTGGAGTTTCTATGCTATGCACTGGAGCCGGAGTGCAGACCAGTGGACATAGGACAGCTGCCGCCATGTCGACGCATTTGCAAAG ctATATTGGAGGCATGttcaattgttattgctgcatCTGATCAGCTGAGCGAACTCTTCGACTGCAGTCAATATCCCGATGCGCATGAGACGCACAAATGCGAAGATCCCAGCAGACGTCGCGACTTTTGCTATCACAATGAGTTTCAATGTCACGATGGTTCCTGCATACcgcagcaatggcaatgcgaTAATATAAAGGATTGCTTGGGTGGCGAGGATGAGGATGAGCAGTGTTTGGTTTGCGAGCACGAAGAGTTTCGCTGTCGCTCCAACGAAAAATGCATAGCCGAGCAGCTGCGCTGTGATCTCAACTTTGATTGCTTCGATGGCAGCGATGAGGAGGATTGCGATGATTACGGCTCCGGCGATGCGGCGCCCTTCGATGAGGCGGAGCTGAATGCATTTCCACGCATCTTCAGCTATGCCAGCTTTCTCTCCCCCAATGAGACAAACGAAAAGCTCTACACTTATATAACGGCCACAACGGATGAGGAGGCGGGCACGGAAACTAAATTTCAGCTACATCAGGTCGCTGCACCAGCGCCGGAGACGACGCTAATGCCGCCGCCAGCGGTCGCTGCCACCAACACAAGCTCCGAAGAGCAGCCAGGCGGAGCCAAGGGCTTTG TGAACTTTCGTGACAGCAAGGAGATAATGATGACAAGCGATTCGgagaataaatttaaatactcaGCGCAGCGTGCGAATCgcaccagcagcaaatttagcataacaacagcaacgatgCCTACGCGTAGTGCAAGTGCAATACCCAACTCggcattgttgcaacaacgcGAAAGAGAACGCATTGCAACgtttacaagcagcagcagcagcagcagcagtggcagcaacagcggcagcagcactacaaccacaacaacaacaaccacagagCTGACGCCAACGCGTGCAACTGGacgctgcttgccacacgaGCTGCGTTGTGTTAGTGGCAAGTGCATAACTGTCAATCAGCTGTGTGATAAG caaatcgATTGCCCCGATGCAGCAGATGAAATAATGTGCGTCTATAGAGAGCGACCAAGCGCTagaatttcaacaacaacaaccacaacaacaacagctaaaactacaacaacaacaactacaccaGCTataagtacaacaacaacgcgtCGCAATGTACGCACCACAGCCAATCGAAGTCGAAAGCCCAAGTCTTag